The segment TCTTCAAAATCTCCTTTAATACTTTTTCGGTATTCGTTAAGATTTTCTACCATTTGATTGATATTTTCAGGAATTACTTCTTCAAAAAACTCCCGTAAACGTTTTGCTGTTGTAGGTGATTTGCCATTAGTTGAAATTGCAATTTTCACATAACCTTTATTAACTATACCTCCCATATAAAAATCGCAGAGATCTGGCGTATCTGCAATGTTGGCCAGTAAATATCTCTTTTTAGCATGCCTGTAAATCTTTTTGTTAAGTTTCGTATCATTAGTGGCCGCAATCACCACGTGTCTTTTCTTCAAATATTTACTCCTGTACCTTCTCTTGGTGACCTTAACTCCATGCTTTTCAGCAAGTTCAAGAGTTTCAGGTAGAAACCCTTTCGCCAGTACTTCTACATTAGCATTAGGACTGGACTTCAGCAAAAAATGAAGCTTCTCAAGACCTACATTCCCACCTCCAATTATCAGGATGTTAAGTTTATTTACCTTAAGGAATACAGGATATAGTTCGTTTCTTTCTTCCATAGGTTCCCTAGCCCCCGAAGGGGGAATTTATTATTTCGGTGGTCTTAATCTTGTTTTCAAGAGTAGAAAAGATTTCTCCACTTTCTCTTACGACCTCACCTATTACTATAATTGCTTAGTGCAGTCAATTCTTTTTCTGCAACAACCTGTTCCAAATTCCTTATTGTTCCAAAACCTAGCTCTTTCATTCTCTGTAGTTCCATTTTGAATAACACCCACAGGAATATCTGCTTTGCCATACTTACTAAAAATCTCCACTATTTCTGCGATTTTGCCCATACCCATAAGGATCACAACAGTAGCGGTAGATTGTGCTGCCAGTTTTACGTCTTCGGAAAGTTTCTTTTCTGAAGTTGTTCCTGTAATTACCCAGAAACTTTCAGAAGTTCCGCGTTGCGTTAGAGGTATCCCCACATTGGCGGGAACTGCAATAGACGAGGTAATACCAGAAACTACGGCAGTCTCAAGACCTTTACTTTTAGCATAATTGATCTCCTCGCTCCCTCTTCCGAAGATAAAAGGATCTCCTCC is part of the Antarcticibacterium sp. 1MA-6-2 genome and harbors:
- a CDS encoding bifunctional precorrin-2 dehydrogenase/sirohydrochlorin ferrochelatase, translating into MEERNELYPVFLKVNKLNILIIGGGNVGLEKLHFLLKSSPNANVEVLAKGFLPETLELAEKHGVKVTKRRYRSKYLKKRHVVIAATNDTKLNKKIYRHAKKRYLLANIADTPDLCDFYMGGIVNKGYVKIAISTNGKSPTTAKRLREFFEEVIPENINQMVENLNEYRKSIKGDFEDKVNQMNTITEALKVKNERND